In the genome of Segatella copri, one region contains:
- a CDS encoding DUF6557 family protein, whose translation MKLYQLFQSFEFEEIFPTLNAMFPNAQVHRDVFEKAFNMLCDIQPISSKKVIRFELIEDPNSSDMFVGANDSCFFCNWDVCLGKEIKKGKGADLNDVEIAANCLLNILFTGRHPQGFDKEYKKLLK comes from the coding sequence ATGAAACTCTATCAGTTATTTCAGTCATTCGAGTTTGAGGAGATATTCCCAACGCTCAATGCGATGTTTCCTAATGCTCAGGTGCATCGCGATGTGTTTGAAAAGGCATTCAATATGCTTTGCGACATCCAGCCTATCAGTTCAAAGAAGGTGATTCGCTTCGAACTGATAGAAGATCCAAACTCCAGCGATATGTTTGTGGGAGCTAACGACAGTTGCTTCTTTTGTAACTGGGATGTATGTCTGGGTAAGGAAATCAAGAAAGGAAAGGGAGCTGACCTCAACGATGTTGAGATAGCTGCCAACTGCCTCTTGAATATCCTATTCACCGGTCGCCATCCACAGGGATTTGACAAAGAATACAAGAAACTCTTGAAATAA
- a CDS encoding DUF4230 domain-containing protein, translating to MKKLLNIILSAMILVFSACSQKQPTEEKANVIDTIPVMVMQIQKCSRLYTAEAHVHKIITHDDQLNLKGSFMKKDFNIHIPGSNRKVAIPMDATIKAYVDFEGFSQKNVSRKGDKIEIILPDPKLVLTSSKIDHKAVKQYVSLTRSNFTDAELTKLEQQGRQSIINDIPNIDLMEQAQFSAANTLIPMLIDMGFKEENIKISFRKKFTLQDLKGFISNGLSDKTTIEKKNAPDQVSK from the coding sequence ATGAAGAAGTTATTAAATATCATATTATCTGCCATGATTCTCGTCTTTTCTGCCTGCTCACAGAAGCAGCCAACAGAAGAAAAGGCAAACGTCATCGACACCATTCCGGTGATGGTGATGCAGATACAGAAGTGCAGTCGTCTCTACACAGCCGAAGCGCATGTTCACAAAATCATCACCCACGATGACCAGTTGAACCTGAAAGGTTCTTTCATGAAGAAGGATTTCAACATCCATATTCCGGGATCCAACCGCAAGGTAGCCATCCCGATGGATGCCACCATCAAGGCGTATGTGGATTTCGAGGGATTCTCTCAGAAGAACGTATCCCGAAAGGGCGACAAGATTGAAATCATCCTGCCCGACCCGAAACTGGTGCTCACCAGCAGCAAGATAGACCACAAGGCAGTGAAGCAATACGTTTCGCTGACACGAAGCAACTTCACCGATGCCGAACTGACGAAGCTGGAACAGCAGGGCCGACAGAGCATCATCAACGATATTCCGAATATCGACCTGATGGAGCAGGCACAATTCAGTGCTGCCAACACGCTCATCCCGATGCTCATCGACATGGGATTCAAGGAAGAGAACATCAAGATCAGTTTCCGCAAGAAGTTTACCCTGCAGGATTTGAAGGGATTCATCTCCAACGGACTGAGCGACAAGACAACCATAGAAAAGAAGAACGCCCCTGACCAGGTATCAAAATAG